In Rhododendron vialii isolate Sample 1 chromosome 9a, ASM3025357v1, the following are encoded in one genomic region:
- the LOC131300124 gene encoding probable LRR receptor-like serine/threonine-protein kinase At3g47570: MLKLMMLISSSLLIHKIKLLISLVLFFSIATKVTCRLSNETDRSALLSFKELIDEDPLRSLSSWNSSLDLCKWDGVTCSRKHQRVAILDLRGKSLRGTMSPSIGNLSFLRSLYLQENRFQGKMAPELGRLFRLRHLNFSFNSFQGEIPTNLSNYLSYINLSRNNLIGKIPASFGSLSKLTHLNLYTNNLTGGIPPSLGNLSLLQRIELGVNSLTGSIPHSIGRIPNLQVFGVGGNKLSGIIPASLYNISTLTRLVTTVNQLTGSLPQDIGLRLPNLILFIIADNQFRGPIPASLSNASRMEYVGLSVNNLSGPVPFDLGKKMKDLWKLNLGENNLGSGDASDLRFIDSLTNCSKLKILGFYKNGFGGVLPTSIANLSSHLNILAAGQNQLVGTIPGGISNFVNLDTLGLEGNHFSGVIPFEIGKLRNLKLVTLNINKLSGPIPESIGNLTQIFEIYLYQNNLNGTIPSSIENILGLQTLDLSHNFLTGPIPETIGIFSTLTFMNLAQNAFIGVLPLEIGKLNNLQELDVSENKLSGHIPSTLGNCLKLEGLFLEGNMFQGSIPPSFSSMKGIESLDLSRNNLSGQIPKDLAALVLLKNLNLSFNNLAGEVPLQGVFGNLSTISLVGNKGLCGGIAEMRLPACPKSIKKGNRLGFKIIVPIACIIPSLSLVLLLVVFLRKREQKNKSLAQPVIGDDFLRVSYDQLLNATGGFSSLNLIGAGSFGTVYKGILHEGDKPIAVKVLKLEQRGASKSFMVECEALRKTRHKNLLKIITVCSSTNHAGDDFKALVFEYMPNGSLEKWLHPREDTPQQEWNLSLSQRLNIAIDVACALEYLHHHCETPIVHYDLKPSNVLIDEDMIAHVGDFGLAKFLTINSGNSDGGQTNSLAIKGSIGYVAPEYGIGGRTSTEGDVYSYGILLLEMLTGKRPTDELFTFRQSLHEFCKVALPERVMEIVDSRMLLEEPTEAENDAQKERVRRDKIRECSVSLVRIGIACSMESPSERMNIKDVIIGLMKIKEVFLGVGIHGRRQIRMRLTGEGTSRE, encoded by the exons CTACTCATCAgcttggttttatttttctccattgCCACAAAAGTAACCTGCAGATTGAGCAACGAAACTGATCGATCAGCATTGCTTTCATTCAAGGAACTTATAGACGAGGATCCGCTTCGCTCGTTAAGTTCCTGGAACAGTTctctcgatctctgcaaatggGACGGAGTAACATGCAGTCGCAAGCATCAGAGAGTAGCGATTCTTGACTTGAGGGGCAAAAGTCTGAGGGGAACCATGTCACCTTCCATTGGAAACCTCTCTTTCCTCAGATCCCTTTACCTTCAGGAAAACAGATTCCAAGGAAAAATGGCCCCGGAGCTCGGCCGCTTGTTCAGGCTACGACATCTGAATTTCAGTTTCAATTCCTTCCAAGGGGAGATTCCAACCAATTTGTCAAACTACCTCAGTTACATTAATTTATCACGGAACAATCTCATTGGAAAAATTCCAGCCTCGTTTGGTTCTCTCTCCAAGCTCACTCATCTTAACCTTTACACCAACAACCTCACCGGAGGGATTCCACCTTCTCTcggtaatctctctctcctccaaagaATAGAGTTGGGAGTGAATAGTCTCACGGGATCTATTCCACATTCCATTGGCCGGATTCCCAACCTTCAGGTATTTGGCGTTGGAGGGAATAAGTTGTCAGGTATTATCCCTGCTTCACTTTACAATATCTCCACACTCACGCGACTAGTCACCACAGTTAACCAACTTACAGGCAGTTTACCCCAAGATATTGGTCTTAGACTCCCCAACCTGATACTTTTTATCATTGCGGATAACCAATTCCGGGGACCCATTCCAGCTTCTCTTTCTAATGCATCTAGAATGGAATATGTTGGTCTATCAGTTAACAACCTTTCCGGGCCAGTTCCCTTTGACCTAGGGAAAAAGATGAAGGATCTGTGGAAGCTTAATCTAGGCGAAAACAATTTAGGGTCTGGGGATGCCAGCGATTTGAGGTTCATTGATTCGTTAACTAACTGCAGCAAGCTAAAAATATTGGGTTTCTATAAAAatggttttggtggtgttttacCCACTTCCATAGCCAATCTCTCGAGTCACCTCAATATTTTAGCAGCAGGACAGAACCAGCTGGTTGGAACCATCCCCGGGGGAATTTCAAACTTCGTCAATTTAGATACTTTGGGTTTGGAAGGAAACCATTTTTCAGGGGTCATTCCCTTTGAAATAGGGAAGCTTAGAAACCTCAAACTAGTAACTTTAAATATAAACAAATTGTCCGGTCCCATCCCAGAAAGCATTGGAAATCTCACTCAAATATTTGAGATATACCTGTATCAGAACAACTTGAACGGAACGATTCCTTCAAGTATTGAAAACATCCTGGGCTTGCAAACCTTGGATCTCTCACATAATTTCTTAACTGGCCCCATACCCGAAACAATAGGCATTTTCTCCACTTTAACCTTCATGAACTTGGCTCAAAACGCTTTTATCGGTGTCCTGCCACTCGAAATCGGGAAATTGAACAATCTCCAGGAGCTAGATGTTTCGGAGAACAAGTTGTCTGGACATATTCCTAGTACTCTGGGAAATTGCTTAAAATTGGAAGGTCTTTTTCTAGAGGGTAACATGTTTCAGGGTAGTATTCCTCCCTCTTTTAGCTCCATGAAAGGAATTGAAAGTCTGGATCTTTCGCGCAATAACTTGTCCGGCCAAATTCCAAAAGATCTAGCTGCCCTCGTTCTTTTAAAGAATCTGAACTTGTCATTTAACAACTTGGCTGGTGAGGTGCCTTTGCAAGGTGTCTTCGGAAACTTGAGTACGATTTCACTTGTTGGAAATAAAGGGCTTTGTGGAGGCATTGCAGAAATGCGGTTACCTGCTTGCCCAAAGTCCATAAAGAAGGGGAATCGCCTTGGCTTCAAAATTATTGTTCCAATAGCTTGCATAATCCCCTCTCTTTCATTGGTGCTacttttggttgtttttcttAGGAAAAGAGAACAGAAAAACAAATCTCTCGCCCAACCAGTCATAGGAGATGATTTCTTGAGGGTTTCATATGATCAGCTCCTTAACGCCACTGGTGGATTCTCTTCATTAAACTTAATTGGAGCTGGAAGTTTTGGCACAGTGTACAAAGGAATTCTCCATGAAGGGGATAAACCAATTGCAGTCAAGGTGCTCAAACTTGAACAAAGAGGAGCTTCCAAGAGCTTCATGGTTGAATGTGAAGCTTTGAGGAAAACAAGGCACAAAAATCTTCTAAAGATCATAACAGTTTGTTCAAGTACAAACCATGCAGGTGATGATTTTAAAGCACTAGTTTTTGAGTACATGCCCAATGGAAGTTTAGAGAAGTGGTTGCATCCAAGAGAAGATACACCGCAACAAGAATGGAACTTAAGCCTTTCCCAAAGGTTAAATATAGCGATCGACGTTGCATGTGCCTTAGAATACCTTCATCACCATTGTGAAACTCCAATTGTTCACTACGATCTAAAGCCAAGCAATGTTCTCATCGATGAAGACATGATTGCCCATGTGGGAGATTTTGGGCTGGCCAAGTTCCTCACCATCAATAGCGGTAACAGTGATGGTGGACAAACAAATTCACTTGCAATCAAAGGTTCTATAGGCTATGTTGCGCCAG AATATGGAATTGGAGGAAGGACATCTACAGAAGGAGATGTTTACAGCTATGGGATTTTGTTATTGGAAATGCTGACAGGAAAAAGACCGACAGATGAATTGTTTACATTCAGACAAAGCCTTCATGAATTTTGCAAGGTGGCATTGCCGGAGAGAGTGATGGAGATTGTTGATTCGCGCATGCTATTAGAAGAACCTACTGAAGCTGAAAACGATGCTCAGAAAGAAAGAGTCAGACGAGACAAAATAAGAGAATGCTCGGTTTCCCTTGTAAGGATTGGAATTGCATGTTCTATGGAATCACCTAGCGAAAGGATGAACATCAAGGATGTGATCATCGGATTAATGAAAATAAAGGAAGTATTTCTTGGAGTAGGTATCCATGGTAGGAGACAAATAAGGATGCGACTTACCGGTGAAGGAACGTCTCGAGAATAA